From a region of the Campylobacter sp. genome:
- a CDS encoding TonB-dependent receptor, which produces MNGSDALGGSVAFRTVDASDMLEDGQDIGAKLKVDYTSNNEGYSQSAMLYGRAFDSLDMLAAFKHYGYGFGKSGNGKPTGGDGNDINYLLKAGYSFLDFHKISLSTEHMQYKGLYPLRPEFGSWLNGQLDNREYERDTHTIKYTYNPSDLLELDITGYYTKHQRIGSTSTNVKWGVETKGGKIGAKSKFETGDLAHTLRYGFDYYRSENYVKPSNLRPEKVDNYSFYIEDAMRYGGLTVTPGVRYERHELKTYNGRGANISSYKYKFNEVSPALALDYEIGAGFGAFASYARVFRGPDVMESMMAAGTSRGRPLSWMANENLKATTGNAYEIGGRYKSELGENSSVSLTAKYFRTEYKNLIVDNNAAGGIVGCPGGAANTLCRANAGGADIDGVELFARLILDDLSLAAGYTHQHVEYKDRVRSGSGYLSSNIIGYRDYGDKYTFNAEYAISAADLLLGYNLLFFDSKNVASAASDEKTKVPSYAVHDLYVTYAPDGGRFKGLEINAGVYNLFDKAYASHSQRSADFTGDSNAIDWEPGRNFKLSVAYKF; this is translated from the coding sequence GTGAACGGCTCGGACGCCTTGGGCGGCTCAGTTGCCTTCAGGACGGTAGACGCTTCTGACATGCTTGAGGACGGTCAGGATATCGGCGCCAAGCTCAAAGTGGACTATACAAGCAATAACGAAGGCTATTCGCAAAGTGCGATGCTCTACGGCAGAGCGTTTGATAGCCTAGATATGCTTGCTGCGTTTAAGCACTACGGATACGGCTTCGGCAAATCGGGCAACGGCAAGCCTACGGGCGGCGACGGCAACGATATAAATTATTTATTAAAAGCGGGCTATAGCTTTTTGGATTTTCATAAAATTTCGCTCTCTACCGAGCATATGCAGTATAAAGGTCTCTATCCGCTGCGACCAGAATTCGGTTCATGGCTAAACGGGCAGCTGGATAACCGCGAATATGAGCGCGATACACACACGATCAAATACACGTATAATCCAAGCGACCTGCTAGAGCTCGACATCACGGGATATTACACCAAGCATCAACGCATCGGATCGACTTCGACGAACGTAAAATGGGGCGTCGAGACCAAAGGCGGCAAAATCGGCGCTAAGAGTAAATTTGAAACGGGCGATCTGGCTCATACGCTGCGCTACGGCTTTGATTACTACCGCTCCGAAAACTACGTCAAGCCCAGCAATCTACGCCCCGAGAAGGTCGATAATTATAGCTTTTATATCGAGGATGCTATGCGCTACGGCGGGCTTACGGTAACTCCTGGCGTGCGCTACGAAAGGCACGAGCTAAAGACTTACAACGGTAGAGGCGCTAATATCTCTAGCTACAAATATAAATTCAACGAAGTAAGCCCTGCTTTAGCGCTTGATTACGAGATCGGCGCGGGATTTGGAGCGTTTGCGAGCTATGCGCGAGTATTTAGAGGACCTGACGTAATGGAGAGTATGATGGCTGCGGGTACTAGTCGCGGCAGACCGCTAAGCTGGATGGCTAACGAAAATTTAAAAGCTACTACGGGTAACGCCTACGAAATAGGCGGTCGCTACAAAAGCGAGCTAGGAGAGAACTCCTCGGTAAGCCTAACTGCGAAGTACTTCAGGACGGAGTATAAAAATCTCATCGTAGATAACAATGCGGCGGGCGGAATCGTCGGCTGCCCGGGAGGCGCAGCAAATACTTTATGCAGGGCTAACGCAGGCGGTGCGGACATTGACGGCGTCGAGCTTTTCGCAAGATTAATATTAGATGATTTGAGCCTTGCTGCGGGCTACACCCACCAGCACGTAGAATATAAAGACCGCGTGCGCAGCGGCTCGGGCTATCTAAGCTCAAACATCATCGGCTACCGCGACTATGGCGATAAATACACCTTCAATGCCGAGTACGCAATCTCTGCGGCAGATCTACTGCTGGGCTATAACTTACTCTTTTTCGACTCCAAAAACGTAGCCTCCGCAGCTAGCGACGAAAAAACCAAGGTGCCTAGCTACGCGGTTCACGATCTATACGTCACCTACGCTCCGGATGGCGGACGATTTAAAGGGCTTGAGATCAACGCGGGCGTTTACAATCTCTTTGATAAAGCCTACGCGTCGCACTCGCAGCGCAGCGCCGATTTCACTGGTGATTCAAACGCTATCGACTGGGAGCCGGGACGAAATTTCAAGCTAAGCGTGGCGTATAAATTTTAA
- a CDS encoding Plug domain-containing protein encodes MKKFHLALSLCAVLCLSAQADEKSSATDVSKSKDSNTQSLGVIEVTSDSSTPSTVDDIKINTRNATLIKDVFRDIPGVYVGGTNGMNQKIYMRGVSDRGLNITRREAKRQYLPSQRRFTNRS; translated from the coding sequence ATGAAAAAATTTCATCTGGCTTTGTCTTTGTGCGCAGTTCTTTGCTTAAGCGCACAAGCAGACGAGAAATCAAGCGCTACGGACGTATCCAAAAGCAAAGATTCAAATACGCAAAGCCTGGGCGTAATCGAAGTTACTAGCGATTCTAGCACGCCTAGCACCGTGGATGATATCAAAATCAACACCCGCAACGCTACACTCATCAAAGATGTATTTCGCGACATCCCAGGCGTTTATGTGGGCGGCACTAACGGCATGAATCAAAAAATTTATATGCGCGGCGTGAGCGATCGCGGTCTAAATATCACGCGGCGCGAAGCAAAACGGCAATACCTTCCATCACAACGCCGATTTACTAATCGATCCTGA
- the exbB gene encoding TonB-system energizer ExbB, with translation MEFLAHYVDYIIFAILGFMSFLVVWFTIERMLFYSKVKASNYKSKALYEEALTRNLTTLYIVYSNAPYIGLLGTVIGIMITFFDMSTASGIDTKAIMQGLSLALKATATGLVVAVPTLIIYNGFVRKVDVLLNRYDEVK, from the coding sequence ATGGAATTTTTGGCGCATTACGTGGATTACATTATCTTTGCAATCCTCGGATTTATGAGCTTTTTGGTCGTGTGGTTTACTATCGAAAGGATGCTTTTTTATTCGAAGGTTAAAGCTAGCAATTACAAAAGCAAAGCGCTTTACGAAGAGGCTCTGACGAGAAATTTAACGACGCTTTATATCGTTTATTCAAATGCCCCGTATATCGGTCTTTTGGGTACCGTTATCGGCATTATGATTACCTTTTTTGATATGAGTACCGCAAGCGGTATCGATACCAAGGCTATCATGCAGGGTCTATCGCTCGCGCTTAAGGCTACCGCCACGGGTCTAGTCGTCGCCGTGCCTACGCTCATCATCTACAACGGTTTCGTCCGTAAAGTTGATGTGCTTCTAAATCGCTACGATGAGGTTAAATAA
- the exbD gene encoding TonB system transport protein ExbD, giving the protein MSIPRRDGLNIVPFIDIMLVLLAIVLSVSTFIAQGHIKVNLPSSSSSQNPQEDKKVTIKVDSESKIYIDDIAISEDELEKKIAALDKNDLVVLKNDKDSKFSSFISIMDVLKKAGHEKFAIVTEKEQ; this is encoded by the coding sequence ATGAGCATCCCTAGACGAGACGGGCTAAATATCGTTCCGTTCATCGACATTATGCTGGTGCTGTTAGCGATCGTGCTTAGTGTCTCGACTTTCATTGCGCAGGGGCATATCAAGGTAAATCTTCCATCTTCTTCAAGCTCGCAAAATCCGCAAGAGGATAAAAAAGTTACCATCAAAGTGGATAGCGAATCTAAAATTTATATAGACGATATTGCAATAAGCGAGGATGAGCTTGAGAAAAAAATTGCCGCACTCGATAAAAACGATCTTGTCGTATTGAAAAACGATAAAGACTCGAAATTTTCCTCTTTCATTTCGATCATGGATGTCCTAAAAAAGGCGGGCCATGAAAAATTTGCGATCGTGACCGAAAAAGAGCAATGA
- a CDS encoding energy transducer TonB: MNKDSAVGFIVSLVLHCIIAVGVFVLLSSAPKPPSMPDMIAFSIDSIMDEAKQGDISDEPNIPPPSDQSEPDPEPEPTPPEPEPEPEPTPPEPEPIPEPEPIPEPEPIPEPVVEKPKPVEKPKPKPVEKPKPVEKPKPKKEHKVQSSDRNLTAKFDPTKPISLGSGGGGGSSAAGGGSDAITSRGDPSNSDVGKKIFAIISRYAQSHYPKNAQRMRKIGVVGVHFTYTASGDVKGLRVTSSSKVDSLDEGALSAVERTKGSFPKVEKDMEFNFSIKYTLNFN, translated from the coding sequence ATGAATAAAGATAGCGCAGTAGGTTTCATCGTATCTTTGGTGCTGCATTGCATCATCGCTGTGGGTGTTTTTGTTCTTTTATCGTCGGCACCGAAGCCGCCTAGCATGCCCGATATGATAGCCTTTTCCATCGATAGCATAATGGATGAGGCCAAGCAGGGCGATATCTCGGATGAGCCGAATATCCCGCCTCCTTCCGATCAGTCCGAACCGGATCCTGAGCCCGAGCCCACTCCGCCCGAGCCCGAGCCCGAACCGGAACCAACTCCGCCTGAGCCAGAGCCAATACCGGAGCCAGAGCCGATTCCTGAACCGGAGCCTATACCAGAGCCTGTAGTCGAAAAACCAAAACCGGTCGAAAAGCCTAAGCCAAAGCCGGTAGAAAAACCAAAACCGGTCGAAAAACCTAAGCCGAAAAAAGAGCATAAAGTTCAAAGTAGCGATAGGAATTTAACGGCTAAATTTGACCCGACAAAGCCTATTTCGCTGGGTAGCGGCGGGGGCGGCGGCTCTAGCGCAGCGGGTGGCGGTAGCGACGCTATAACAAGCCGCGGAGATCCTAGCAATAGCGATGTCGGCAAGAAAATTTTTGCCATCATTTCTCGCTACGCGCAGTCGCATTATCCAAAAAATGCGCAACGTATGCGTAAAATCGGCGTCGTAGGCGTGCACTTTACCTATACGGCAAGCGGAGATGTTAAAGGTCTTCGCGTTACGTCTTCCTCGAAAGTCGATTCGCTTGATGAGGGTGCATTAAGCGCAGTCGAGCGCACAAAAGGCAGCTTTCCAAAGGTCGAGAAAGATATGGAATTTAACTTTAGCATAAAATATACGCTAAATTTTAACTAG
- a CDS encoding NAD(P)-binding domain-containing protein — protein MIDVYDLAVIGGGPCGIASVVEAKRNGLAHVLLLEKGDNHSQTIRQFYKDKKRVDKEYKGFDSETRGSISFETGTKESVLNYFDELLDSDEIDTNFKSEVEKIEKHADEFYITTSSAGYRARNVIVAIGRMGKPNKPAYKIPPSITQRVNFNLDKCTINEKILVVGGGNSAAEYAIALCKTNVVTLCYRKAKFTRLNETNESDVMRETKYGNIILRLGIDIEALENENGKVLVKFDNGTELVFDRVIYAIGGTSPIDFLKKCGIAYDENGVPIVDENLQTATSGLYVGGDLISRSGGSIVVAINHAHTIIKNIRR, from the coding sequence ATGATAGACGTTTACGACTTGGCGGTGATCGGCGGCGGTCCTTGCGGCATCGCTTCCGTAGTAGAAGCCAAAAGAAACGGGCTTGCGCATGTACTTCTGCTCGAAAAAGGCGACAACCACTCTCAAACGATTAGGCAGTTTTACAAAGATAAAAAGCGCGTCGATAAAGAATATAAGGGCTTTGACAGCGAGACGCGCGGCTCTATTTCGTTTGAAACCGGCACGAAAGAGAGCGTGCTAAATTATTTCGACGAGCTCTTAGATAGCGACGAAATCGATACGAATTTCAAAAGTGAAGTCGAAAAGATCGAAAAGCACGCAGATGAGTTTTATATCACGACTAGCTCGGCTGGATACCGCGCGCGCAACGTCATCGTCGCAATTGGCAGGATGGGCAAGCCCAATAAGCCCGCTTATAAAATTCCGCCTTCGATCACGCAACGCGTAAATTTCAATCTTGATAAATGCACGATTAATGAAAAAATTTTAGTCGTTGGAGGCGGTAACTCAGCTGCGGAATACGCTATAGCGCTATGTAAAACCAATGTCGTGACGCTTTGCTATCGCAAGGCTAAATTTACCCGCCTAAACGAGACGAACGAAAGCGACGTAATGCGCGAGACCAAATACGGCAACATCATCTTGCGCTTAGGTATCGATATAGAGGCTCTTGAGAATGAAAACGGCAAGGTGCTGGTAAAATTTGATAATGGCACCGAGCTCGTATTTGACCGCGTGATATACGCGATCGGCGGCACGAGCCCGATCGATTTTCTTAAAAAATGCGGCATCGCTTACGATGAAAACGGCGTGCCGATCGTGGATGAAAATCTCCAGACCGCCACTAGTGGGCTTTACGTGGGCGGAGATCTCATCAGCAGAAGCGGCGGATCGATCGTAGTGGCGATAAATCACGCCCATACCATCATCAAAAATATCCGCAGATGA
- a CDS encoding methyltransferase, producing MRLYQPKKGYRYTSDTIFLWNFIRNSGVRKADAASQNGSWALGCGVEFKDATDGDFNAQFCAADYAGGEAEFCTEDCAFSKEESYAANHSVGDDRDFGGKGCAEFQAEFKMKFQAEFQEKFQSERCKNSDFQSDEAWHTLKPDIASGENFKFCDEQIAQSLESQKTHDKDFASKFEGAKARADFAAECLRDGGFAACNERSPKGALNPRAIYGDVLDVGAGCGILGLLLKRDFESINLSLLEIQERNLEILRLNSLQNDLPAEILHADFAGFKSEKRFDFIVSNPPFYRERISLSKEPHMALSKSAASLRLRDFVRSANAHLKPGGTLIFCYEAGKLAKICELLGEFRLNLTRLGFVYPDISKPAKLALLQARKNSRSPCEIVLPIYASAHGRRTAQAHAIYKSADLTSVDYE from the coding sequence ATGAGGCTTTATCAGCCAAAAAAGGGTTATCGCTACACGAGCGATACGATTTTTTTGTGGAATTTTATAAGAAACTCAGGCGTGCGTAAAGCTGACGCAGCATCGCAAAATGGCTCTTGGGCGCTGGGCTGTGGCGTGGAATTTAAAGATGCGACAGATGGAGACTTTAATGCGCAGTTTTGCGCTGCGGATTACGCAGGCGGTGAGGCGGAATTTTGCACCGAGGATTGCGCTTTTAGCAAAGAAGAGTCGTATGCCGCTAACCATAGCGTGGGGGATGATCGCGATTTTGGAGGTAAAGGCTGCGCCGAATTCCAGGCGGAATTTAAAATGAAATTTCAAGCGGAATTTCAGGAGAAATTTCAAAGCGAGCGCTGCAAAAATTCTGATTTTCAAAGCGACGAAGCCTGGCATACTTTAAAGCCCGACATTGCAAGCGGTGAAAATTTTAAATTTTGTGACGAGCAAATCGCGCAGTCTTTAGAATCTCAAAAGACACACGATAAAGATTTCGCGAGCAAATTTGAAGGCGCCAAAGCACGCGCGGATTTTGCTGCGGAGTGCTTGCGTGACGGAGGGTTTGCTGCTTGCAATGAGCGTAGCCCCAAAGGCGCGCTAAATCCGCGAGCGATATACGGCGACGTGCTGGATGTGGGCGCAGGATGTGGAATTTTAGGGCTTTTACTAAAGCGCGATTTTGAGAGCATTAATTTAAGCTTGCTAGAAATTCAAGAGCGAAATTTAGAAATCTTAAGGCTAAATTCTTTGCAAAACGATCTGCCTGCCGAGATTTTGCACGCGGATTTTGCGGGGTTTAAAAGCGAGAAGCGTTTTGACTTTATCGTCTCAAATCCGCCTTTTTATCGAGAGCGCATTTCGCTTAGCAAAGAGCCTCACATGGCGCTTAGTAAGAGCGCAGCAAGCCTTAGGCTACGGGATTTTGTGCGATCTGCGAACGCTCATCTCAAGCCTGGCGGTACGCTTATTTTTTGCTACGAGGCGGGCAAGCTAGCTAAAATTTGCGAGCTTTTGGGTGAGTTTAGGCTAAATTTAACGAGGCTTGGTTTTGTCTATCCTGACATTTCAAAGCCCGCTAAGCTCGCGCTTTTGCAAGCTCGTAAGAACTCGCGCTCGCCCTGTGAGATCGTCCTTCCGATCTATGCTAGCGCGCACGGAAGGCGCACCGCACAAGCCCACGCGATCTATAAAAGCGCAGATCTAACGAGCGTGGATTATGAGTGA
- a CDS encoding YkgJ family cysteine cluster protein, with translation MSEFGFSFDASACERCGGKCCTGESGYIWIDESEIVALAVKFKISPSRLKEIYLQKIGAKFSVKEKPFEGGLACVFFDEAQRNCGIYELRPKQCRSFPFWEYFKTHTKELEEECIGVRFLAEF, from the coding sequence ATGAGTGAGTTCGGCTTTAGCTTTGATGCGAGCGCGTGCGAGCGCTGCGGCGGCAAGTGCTGCACAGGAGAGAGCGGCTATATCTGGATAGATGAGAGCGAGATCGTAGCTCTAGCGGTAAAATTTAAAATTTCGCCCTCAAGGCTTAAAGAAATTTATTTACAAAAAATAGGCGCTAAATTTAGCGTAAAAGAAAAGCCCTTTGAAGGCGGCTTAGCGTGCGTGTTTTTTGACGAAGCGCAGCGCAACTGCGGGATTTACGAGCTGCGTCCGAAGCAGTGCCGTAGCTTTCCGTTTTGGGAATATTTTAAAACGCATACTAAAGAATTGGAGGAAGAATGTATCGGTGTAAGGTTTTTGGCGGAATTTTAA
- the trpC gene encoding indole-3-glycerol phosphate synthase TrpC produces MILGEILKRTREDLALRKERLPEDLLGRSLSANPYEPRDVISALRSDEKDPLRIIAEIKKASPSKGIIREDFEPLSLAAEYENAGASAFSVLTEPHYFRGDLEFIPQIRRYTHTPILRKDFIVDRYQILEALVYGADFILLIAKALEGKQLKELLEFARRLGLRALCEIHDKDDLKKAVFAGADIIGINHRNLETFEVDTSLSERLIPLIPNGKIIVAESGLHSHEQLLSLHEAGVDAFLIGEHFMRQNDVGAALREIKLGAGG; encoded by the coding sequence ATGATTTTAGGCGAAATTTTAAAACGCACTCGCGAGGATCTCGCGCTTCGCAAAGAAAGGTTGCCCGAGGATCTGCTCGGTCGCTCGCTAAGCGCCAATCCCTACGAGCCGCGTGACGTCATAAGCGCGCTTAGAAGCGATGAGAAGGACCCGCTTCGCATCATCGCCGAGATCAAAAAGGCAAGCCCGAGCAAGGGGATCATCCGCGAGGATTTTGAGCCGCTAAGCCTTGCTGCGGAGTATGAAAATGCGGGCGCCAGCGCCTTTTCGGTGCTAACCGAGCCGCATTATTTCAGAGGCGATTTGGAGTTCATCCCGCAGATCCGCCGTTACACGCATACGCCCATTTTGCGCAAGGATTTCATCGTCGATCGCTATCAGATCCTCGAGGCGCTGGTTTACGGCGCGGATTTTATCCTGCTGATCGCCAAAGCCCTGGAAGGCAAGCAGCTAAAAGAGCTGCTCGAGTTTGCCCGCAGGCTGGGGCTTCGGGCGCTGTGCGAGATCCACGATAAGGACGATCTGAAAAAAGCGGTCTTTGCAGGCGCCGATATTATCGGCATCAACCATCGAAATTTAGAGACTTTCGAGGTCGATACGAGCCTGAGCGAGCGGCTAATCCCGCTGATTCCAAACGGCAAGATCATCGTCGCCGAAAGCGGTCTGCACTCGCACGAGCAGCTTTTAAGCTTGCACGAGGCGGGCGTCGATGCGTTTTTGATCGGAGAGCATTTTATGCGCCAAAATGACGTCGGCGCGGCACTGCGCGAGATAAAGCTCGGCGCGGGCGGCTAA
- a CDS encoding HIT domain-containing protein, with protein MDYLCAPWRSEYFTEKRSGCPFCDAAADAAFDDRNGVLFRAQHCFGVMNLYPYSPGAFMVIPYEHADNIECLSDDAWAEMSRYVRAGVGILKRTLGANGVNIGMNLGAAAGAGIAEHVHYHLVPRWQRDTNFITTIANVRVNGVSFAPLFEKLKAAYAEIKI; from the coding sequence ATGGATTATCTTTGCGCCCCTTGGCGAAGCGAGTATTTTACCGAAAAAAGAAGCGGCTGTCCCTTTTGCGACGCGGCGGCGGATGCGGCGTTCGATGATCGCAACGGCGTGCTTTTTCGCGCGCAGCACTGCTTTGGGGTGATGAACCTCTACCCCTACAGCCCGGGCGCGTTTATGGTCATACCCTACGAGCACGCGGATAATATCGAGTGTCTTAGCGACGATGCGTGGGCGGAGATGAGCCGCTACGTGCGCGCCGGAGTGGGGATCTTAAAGCGCACTCTGGGTGCAAACGGCGTAAATATCGGTATGAATCTCGGCGCCGCCGCGGGTGCGGGCATAGCCGAGCACGTGCACTATCATCTCGTGCCGCGGTGGCAGCGCGATACGAATTTCATCACGACGATCGCAAACGTCCGCGTAAACGGTGTTTCGTTCGCCCCGCTTTTTGAAAAACTAAAAGCGGCTTACGCAGAAATCAAAATTTAA
- a CDS encoding WG repeat-containing protein encodes MILVAVKKDGKWGFIDQAGKEVAPCIYDIIWSFREGLDWVVEIYGGLQLKDKTGKYIAPYIDDNALYFFEGLALVKKDERWGYIDKTGKEVIPCIYDGAWDFSEGLASVKKDKKFGFIDKTGKGVIPYIYDGAWDFKEGLAWVKKDEKSGFIDKTGKEAIPCIYDGAWDFKEGLAWVKKDEKSGFIDKTGKGVIPYIYDGACDFKEGLAWVKKDEKLGLIDKTGKEVIPYIYDGFRDFKEGLAWVKKDEKSGFIDKTGKGVIPCIYDGAGDFKEGLAIVGKDNKIGFIDKTGKEVIFCACYGISDFQEGLALVKRDEGWGYIDKTGKEVIPCIYDGASYFCKGLSWVKKDEKLGLIDKTGKEIVSCIYDDILVLGDTISDIYDQFIYYKGYVKVKKDGKWGLLDDEDNEILKPAFYDEVELVKVLSDDYVKIILDGRETIVDKNGKIIS; translated from the coding sequence ATGATTTTAGTTGCAGTAAAAAAAGATGGAAAATGGGGCTTTATAGACCAAGCTGGCAAAGAAGTTGCCCCTTGTATCTATGATATTATTTGGAGCTTTCGTGAAGGTTTAGATTGGGTGGTCGAAATATATGGTGGATTGCAATTGAAGGATAAAACTGGCAAATATATTGCTCCTTATATTGATGATAACGCTTTATACTTTTTCGAAGGCTTAGCTTTAGTCAAAAAAGATGAAAGATGGGGATATATAGATAAAACTGGCAAAGAAGTTATTCCTTGTATTTATGATGGAGCTTGGGATTTTAGCGAAGGATTAGCTTCAGTCAAAAAAGATAAGAAATTTGGCTTCATAGACAAAACCGGCAAAGGAGTTATTCCTTATATCTATGATGGAGCTTGGGATTTTAAAGAAGGCTTAGCTTGGGTCAAAAAAGATGAGAAATCTGGCTTCATAGACAAAACAGGAAAAGAAGCTATTCCTTGTATTTATGATGGAGCTTGGGATTTTAAAGAAGGCTTAGCTTGGGTCAAAAAAGATGAGAAATCTGGCTTCATAGACAAAACAGGAAAAGGAGTTATTCCTTATATCTATGATGGAGCTTGTGATTTTAAAGAAGGCTTAGCTTGGGTCAAAAAAGATGAAAAATTAGGTCTAATAGACAAAACAGGAAAAGAAGTCATTCCTTATATCTATGATGGATTCCGGGATTTTAAAGAAGGCTTAGCTTGGGTCAAAAAAGATGAGAAATCTGGCTTCATAGACAAAACAGGAAAAGGAGTTATTCCTTGTATTTATGATGGAGCTGGGGATTTTAAAGAAGGCTTAGCCATTGTCGGAAAAGATAATAAAATTGGCTTCATAGACAAAACAGGGAAAGAAGTTATTTTTTGTGCTTGTTATGGCATCTCAGATTTTCAAGAAGGCTTAGCTCTAGTTAAAAGAGATGAAGGATGGGGCTATATAGACAAAACAGGAAAAGAAGTCATTCCTTGTATTTATGATGGCGCTTCATACTTTTGCAAAGGTTTGTCTTGGGTCAAAAAAGATGAAAAATTAGGTCTAATAGACAAAACTGGCAAAGAGATCGTTTCTTGTATTTATGATGATATATTGGTCTTAGGCGATACCATATCTGATATATACGATCAATTCATATATTATAAAGGATATGTTAAGGTCAAAAAAGACGGCAAATGGGGTTTACTAGACGATGAGGATAATGAAATTTTAAAGCCAGCGTTCTACGACGAAGTAGAACTTGTGAAAGTTTTAAGCGACGACTACGTCAAAATCATACTAGACGGTCGCGAAACTATCGTTGATAAAAACGGCAAGATAATATCGTAA
- a CDS encoding bifunctional 3,4-dihydroxy-2-butanone 4-phosphate synthase/GTP cyclohydrolase II, whose product MVSVEQAIEDLKNGKMLVMVDDVDRENEGDLVFASTFSSAEKVNFAITHARGVLCVALSPQIAEQLDLNLMVDKNTSSHETAFTVTIDAKDTKTGVSAYERNMTIELMSRVGARADDFVRPGHIFPLIAKSGGVLARTGHTEGSTDLCRLAGLSQSAVICEIVKDDGDMARRDDLEKFCAQHGINMISVAQIVQYRLKHETLVKFSESKSALLCGEVAKFYDVSDHEGNEHRAYIFGELGKSAQTNVKFHKISSDLEFLSDTKFNDFMRDLDILRKEGGVLLMLKSAQNRADFKSFGIGAQILAHLGVRKIKILSKSEPKDYAGLSGFGIDIV is encoded by the coding sequence ATGGTTAGCGTAGAGCAGGCGATCGAGGATCTGAAAAACGGCAAAATGCTCGTTATGGTCGATGACGTCGATCGCGAGAATGAGGGCGATTTAGTGTTTGCGAGCACATTTAGCAGCGCGGAAAAAGTAAATTTTGCGATCACGCACGCTCGCGGAGTGTTGTGCGTGGCGCTTAGTCCGCAGATAGCGGAGCAGCTAGATTTAAATTTGATGGTCGATAAAAACACCTCGAGTCACGAGACCGCATTTACCGTCACGATCGACGCGAAGGACACCAAGACGGGCGTAAGCGCGTATGAGCGTAATATGACGATCGAGCTGATGTCGCGCGTGGGCGCTCGCGCAGATGATTTCGTCCGCCCTGGGCATATCTTCCCGCTCATCGCCAAAAGCGGCGGCGTGCTCGCCCGCACGGGGCACACTGAGGGCTCTACGGATCTGTGCCGCTTGGCGGGGCTTTCGCAAAGCGCCGTGATCTGCGAGATCGTCAAAGACGACGGCGATATGGCGCGCAGGGACGATTTGGAAAAATTCTGCGCGCAGCACGGCATCAATATGATCTCGGTCGCGCAGATCGTGCAGTACCGCCTAAAGCACGAAACTCTCGTTAAATTTAGCGAGTCCAAAAGCGCTCTGCTGTGCGGCGAAGTGGCGAAATTTTACGACGTGAGCGATCACGAGGGCAACGAGCACCGCGCATATATTTTCGGCGAGCTGGGAAAGAGCGCGCAGACGAACGTGAAATTTCATAAAATTTCAAGCGATCTGGAATTTCTAAGCGATACGAAATTTAACGATTTTATGCGCGATCTGGACATTTTGCGCAAAGAGGGCGGCGTGCTTTTGATGCTAAAATCCGCGCAAAATCGCGCCGATTTTAAGAGCTTTGGCATCGGAGCGCAGATTTTAGCGCATCTGGGCGTGAGAAAAATCAAAATTTTAAGCAAGAGCGAGCCTAAAGACTACGCGGGGCTTAGCGGTTTTGGGATCGACATAGTTTGA